One genomic window of Desulfobacterales bacterium includes the following:
- a CDS encoding NapC/NirT family cytochrome c, whose amino-acid sequence MAEGEKKQEQETADSGEEQYRGPWGHMIRGMWRTPLGVFGVALTTVSITLMLVGLVVDQLGLVDNPYVGVITFMILPGGMVTGLLLIPLAAYLRRRQFYQYGLEKDHLHINLSDHRHRRFVIGFMVLTVVNISILAIIAYEGYHFTDSPYFCGVVCHQVMEPEYTRYLKSSHSRVACVECHIGPGADWFVRAKISGLRQVLAVMTNSFSRPIPAPVTHLRPARDTCEQCHWPEKFHGKKVKIFTRFSNEDQETPEITEIALHIGGRNPQTDAFEGIHWHVSKDVKVSYLAVDDKRTRIAKVRVVRPDGSQEEFTNDSIEIPTDKKLKWRVMDCVDCHNRPTHVYDMPEERVDFGLLSKQINPGIPGIREDALQVITREYTSREEAREKMPEYLFGLQRLRGEEQFIRHEEDIRRAADYIVGVYLENVWPAMNITWGTYQQHLGHQYADQGYGCWRCHDEEHTSVQGNTISQDCSLCHDEPE is encoded by the coding sequence ATGGCTGAAGGCGAGAAAAAGCAGGAGCAGGAAACCGCGGATTCCGGTGAGGAGCAATACCGGGGGCCTTGGGGACATATGATCCGGGGGATGTGGCGGACGCCGCTCGGCGTTTTCGGGGTCGCCCTGACCACCGTGAGTATCACCCTGATGCTGGTCGGCCTGGTGGTTGACCAGCTTGGCCTGGTCGATAACCCCTATGTCGGGGTGATCACCTTCATGATCCTGCCCGGCGGCATGGTCACCGGGCTGCTGCTCATTCCCCTGGCCGCCTATCTGCGGCGCCGGCAGTTTTACCAGTACGGCCTGGAAAAAGACCATCTCCATATCAATCTGAGCGACCACCGTCACCGCAGGTTCGTGATCGGCTTCATGGTCCTTACCGTGGTCAACATCTCCATCCTGGCGATCATTGCCTATGAGGGTTATCATTTCACCGATTCCCCTTATTTCTGCGGGGTGGTCTGCCACCAGGTGATGGAGCCGGAGTACACCCGTTATCTGAAGTCGTCCCATTCCCGGGTCGCCTGTGTCGAGTGTCATATCGGTCCGGGCGCCGACTGGTTCGTCCGGGCCAAGATCTCCGGTCTGCGCCAGGTGCTGGCGGTGATGACCAACAGTTTCAGCCGGCCGATTCCAGCGCCGGTCACCCATCTTCGTCCGGCCCGGGATACCTGTGAGCAGTGCCATTGGCCGGAGAAGTTCCACGGCAAGAAGGTCAAGATATTTACCAGGTTCAGCAATGAGGACCAGGAGACCCCGGAGATTACCGAGATCGCCCTGCACATCGGCGGCCGCAATCCCCAGACCGATGCCTTTGAAGGGATTCACTGGCATGTGAGCAAGGACGTCAAGGTGAGCTATCTGGCGGTGGACGACAAGCGGACCCGGATCGCCAAGGTCCGGGTGGTCCGGCCCGACGGCAGCCAGGAGGAGTTTACCAACGATTCCATTGAGATCCCCACGGACAAGAAGTTGAAATGGCGGGTAATGGACTGCGTTGACTGCCACAACCGGCCCACCCATGTATACGACATGCCCGAGGAACGGGTGGATTTCGGCCTGCTCAGCAAGCAGATCAATCCCGGGATTCCCGGTATCCGCGAGGATGCCCTGCAGGTCATTACCCGGGAGTACACCAGCCGGGAAGAGGCACGGGAGAAGATGCCGGAATACCTCTTCGGGTTGCAGCGGCTGCGGGGCGAGGAGCAGTTTATCCGGCACGAGGAGGATATCCGCCGGGCGGCCGACTATATCGTCGGGGTCTACCTGGAGAATGTCTGGCCGGCCATGAATATCACCTGGGGCACCTATCAGCAGCACCTGGGCCACCAGTATGCGGACCAGGGCTACGGCTGCTGGCGCTGCCATGACGAGGAGCATACCTCGGTGCAGGGCAACACCATCAGCCAGGACTGCAGCCTGTGCCACGACGAGCCGGAGTAA
- the nrfD gene encoding polysulfide reductase NrfD: MDWTTKELFTYPNEFIYWSIQIVMYPYMTGLVAGAFVLSSLYHVFGQQDLKNMARFSLVFSLALLPVAMMPLMMHLQHPLRGINVMFTPHFTSAIAAFGIVFSTYAIIVLSEIWFVYRRYFVDQTIALKGQPGAANKFMYYLYHLLCLGAYDLDEASVAKDKKAIKILAAVGIPVACFLHGYAGFIFGSVKANALWMSPLMPVIFIMSAVVSGIALCMLTYIIIMQFRKFQTIIAKGKGDESVKVIAGAELDVITKTSRYLLGFLVAAITLELLDLIFRGYTAMKSWDILRSVMYGKDFVDIFILQYGLGNLVPFCLLLIPRLTIRRASVALALILFGVFMMRWNVVIGGQAFSLSFAGYMHYHLPIIPHNLETFKEGLFGALTVAATPFILFWLINKVTPSLEYK; the protein is encoded by the coding sequence ATGGACTGGACCACGAAGGAACTGTTCACCTACCCCAACGAGTTCATCTACTGGAGCATCCAGATCGTCATGTACCCCTATATGACCGGTCTGGTGGCAGGGGCCTTTGTGCTCTCCTCGCTGTACCATGTCTTCGGCCAGCAGGACCTCAAGAACATGGCCCGGTTTTCCCTGGTCTTTTCCCTGGCCCTGCTGCCGGTGGCGATGATGCCCCTGATGATGCATCTGCAGCATCCGTTACGCGGCATCAACGTCATGTTCACCCCGCACTTTACCTCGGCGATCGCTGCCTTCGGCATTGTCTTTTCCACCTATGCGATCATCGTGCTCAGTGAAATCTGGTTCGTATACCGGAGATATTTTGTCGATCAGACCATTGCCCTCAAGGGTCAACCCGGCGCGGCCAACAAGTTCATGTACTATCTCTACCACCTCCTCTGCCTGGGGGCCTACGACCTGGATGAGGCATCCGTGGCCAAGGACAAGAAGGCGATCAAAATCCTGGCCGCGGTCGGTATCCCGGTGGCCTGCTTCCTGCACGGCTACGCCGGTTTCATCTTCGGTTCGGTCAAGGCCAACGCCCTGTGGATGTCGCCGCTGATGCCGGTCATCTTCATCATGTCGGCGGTGGTCTCGGGCATCGCCCTCTGTATGCTGACCTATATCATCATCATGCAGTTCCGGAAATTCCAGACCATCATTGCCAAGGGCAAGGGCGACGAGTCGGTCAAGGTAATTGCCGGCGCCGAGTTGGACGTGATCACCAAGACCTCCCGCTACCTGCTGGGCTTCCTGGTGGCGGCGATTACCCTGGAACTCCTCGATCTGATCTTCCGCGGCTACACCGCGATGAAATCCTGGGACATCCTCAGATCAGTGATGTACGGCAAGGACTTTGTGGACATCTTTATCCTCCAGTACGGCCTGGGCAACCTGGTCCCCTTCTGCCTGCTGCTCATCCCGCGGCTGACCATCAGGCGGGCCTCGGTGGCCCTGGCCCTGATCCTGTTCGGGGTATTCATGATGCGGTGGAACGTTGTTATCGGCGGCCAGGCGTTCTCGCTCAGCTTTGCCGGCTACATGCACTACCATCTGCCGATCATCCCCCACAACCTTGAAACCTTTAAGGAGGGACTCTTCGGGGCCCTGACCGTGGCGGCCACCCCCTTTATCCTCTTCTGGCTGATAAACAAAGTCACTCCCTCTCTGGAGTACAAATAA
- a CDS encoding 4Fe-4S dicluster domain-containing protein yields MKNSLKGALVASLPVGAFKLISPARVKASIGDSRTRWVFLVDTNTCVGCGFCVKACKKENNIPYDTPVSRTWVERYVIMNDGSAHIDSPHAGRDGFTSPKIRGEEINPDDIAKAFFVPKLCNQCEMPACVQVCPVGATYQTEDGVVLVDRTWCIGCGYCIMACPYGVRFFHPVYKVADKCTFCYHRISKGLKTACVQACPFGARKIGNLKDPDDPVTKIIMTERVLVLKDEYGTKPQVFYLGLDNYVR; encoded by the coding sequence TTGAAAAATTCTCTCAAGGGGGCCCTGGTCGCCTCCCTGCCGGTGGGGGCCTTCAAGTTGATCAGTCCGGCCCGGGTCAAGGCCTCCATCGGCGATTCCCGAACCAGATGGGTGTTCCTGGTCGATACCAATACCTGCGTGGGCTGCGGTTTCTGCGTCAAGGCGTGCAAGAAAGAAAACAATATCCCCTACGACACACCGGTCTCGCGCACCTGGGTGGAACGCTACGTGATCATGAATGACGGCAGCGCCCACATCGACTCCCCCCATGCGGGCCGGGACGGCTTCACCAGCCCTAAAATTCGTGGGGAAGAAATCAACCCCGATGATATTGCCAAGGCCTTTTTCGTGCCTAAACTCTGCAACCAGTGCGAGATGCCCGCCTGCGTGCAGGTCTGCCCGGTGGGCGCCACCTACCAGACCGAGGACGGGGTGGTCCTGGTGGACCGCACCTGGTGCATCGGCTGCGGCTACTGCATCATGGCCTGTCCCTACGGAGTACGGTTCTTCCACCCGGTTTACAAGGTGGCTGACAAGTGCACCTTCTGCTATCACCGGATATCAAAGGGCTTGAAAACCGCCTGTGTCCAGGCCTGTCCCTTTGGGGCACGGAAAATAGGCAATCTGAAAGATCCCGATGATCCGGTGACCAAGATCATCATGACCGAACGGGTTTTAGTATTAAAAGATGAATACGGCACCAAGCCGCAGGTGTTTTACCTGGGTCTGGATAACTACGTGAGGTGA
- a CDS encoding 4Fe-4S dicluster domain-containing protein, translating into MKLDKIDLDNLQEEKSSLITGLERRTFLKMGLVISGVFAGGRILAVVSNVSEAFASTTDFVKKYPYKPHYSMVVRQGLCIDCERCMKACKETNEVPDYGYRTRIMKKVVTDAVGRQREFIPILCNHCNEPPCCRGCPTKATYKDKKNGIVMMDSKKCIGCKMCILACPYDARYFNEERHAIDKCNFCYDTRLSKGEKLTACANACPTGARMFGDISDPDNVVFKMVHQIEKQVWVLRPEAGSKPNVFYMKATRSSPWDLRRQADVR; encoded by the coding sequence ATGAAGCTCGATAAAATAGATCTTGATAACCTCCAAGAGGAAAAGAGCAGCTTGATCACCGGTCTGGAGAGGAGGACCTTCCTGAAAATGGGACTGGTGATTTCCGGCGTGTTCGCCGGCGGCCGGATCCTGGCCGTGGTCTCCAACGTCAGCGAGGCCTTTGCCTCCACCACTGATTTTGTTAAGAAGTATCCCTATAAACCGCATTACAGCATGGTGGTCCGGCAGGGGCTCTGCATCGACTGCGAGCGGTGCATGAAGGCCTGCAAGGAGACCAACGAGGTGCCGGACTACGGCTACCGGACCCGGATAATGAAGAAGGTGGTCACCGATGCGGTGGGCCGGCAGCGGGAGTTCATCCCCATTCTCTGCAACCACTGCAACGAGCCGCCCTGCTGCCGGGGCTGTCCCACCAAGGCCACCTACAAGGACAAGAAAAACGGTATTGTGATGATGGACAGCAAAAAGTGCATCGGCTGCAAGATGTGCATCCTGGCCTGTCCCTATGATGCCCGTTATTTCAATGAAGAGCGGCATGCCATTGACAAGTGCAATTTCTGTTACGATACCAGGTTGTCCAAGGGCGAGAAGCTTACCGCCTGTGCCAATGCCTGTCCCACCGGGGCCAGGATGTTCGGCGATATCTCCGATCCGGACAACGTGGTCTTCAAGATGGTCCATCAGATCGAGAAGCAGGTGTGGGTGCTGCGGCCGGAAGCGGGCTCAAAGCCCAATGTCTTCTATATGAAGGCCACCCGCTCCTCACCGTGGGATCTGCGCCGGCAGGCGGATGTCAGATAG
- a CDS encoding class I SAM-dependent methyltransferase has translation MAEQRTKEQLRQHYLIEKELAGRLRAASPAERKKLYSSLYEELFRRVPDHPQLTEKKSPGRQQASIRNRLKLFENLLTGTTSFLEVGPGDCGLSFEVARRVRQVYGLDVSETITSRDNLPENFQLILADGCGVPLPENSIDLAYSNQLMEHLHPDDALRQLKNIFTVLVPGGRYICITPNRLNGPHDISKYFDRQATGFHLREYTVGELTRLFRAVGFNRLFCFIGGRGRYLRVSPLVPLLVEALLGLVPAGPRRVIADLAPVRALINIRLMGIK, from the coding sequence ATGGCAGAACAGCGGACCAAGGAACAGCTCCGGCAACATTATCTGATTGAGAAGGAATTGGCCGGCAGACTGCGCGCCGCCTCCCCGGCGGAGCGAAAAAAACTCTATTCATCCCTTTATGAAGAGTTGTTCCGCCGGGTGCCCGACCACCCGCAGCTTACTGAAAAGAAATCTCCCGGCCGGCAGCAGGCATCAATCCGCAACCGGCTGAAACTTTTTGAAAACCTGCTGACCGGAACCACATCGTTTTTAGAGGTCGGCCCTGGGGACTGCGGCCTGTCTTTTGAGGTGGCCAGACGGGTAAGGCAGGTCTATGGCCTCGACGTCAGCGAGACGATCACCAGCCGCGACAACCTGCCGGAAAATTTTCAGCTGATCCTTGCGGACGGCTGCGGCGTCCCCTTGCCGGAGAACAGCATTGACCTCGCCTATTCCAACCAGCTCATGGAGCACCTCCATCCCGATGACGCCCTGCGGCAGCTCAAGAACATATTCACTGTTCTTGTTCCAGGCGGGCGCTATATCTGCATTACCCCCAACCGCCTCAACGGACCGCACGATATTTCAAAATATTTCGACCGGCAGGCCACCGGGTTTCATCTCAGGGAGTATACGGTCGGGGAGTTGACCCGGCTCTTCCGGGCGGTCGGCTTCAACCGGCTTTTTTGCTTCATCGGCGGGAGAGGCAGATATCTCCGGGTGTCCCCCCTTGTACCGCTGCTGGTAGAGGCCCTCCTGGGACTGGTGCCGGCCGGGCCCCGCCGGGTCATCGCCGATCTCGCCCCGGTGCGGGCGCTGATCAACATTCGCCTGATGGGCATCAAGTAG
- a CDS encoding type II toxin-antitoxin system HipA family toxin has protein sequence MTSEAYIWIWLPGEDEPVVCGKLEADNNTYSFVYGRSYLERSKAIALDPRELPLDEGVFSPSFGETHSVIRDAAPDAWGRRVLAYKSQGRALSELDYLLQAGRDRIGALDVWPESTGYPIIQPDQQALIEDLLHAAEKVETGQPLPESLANALLHGSSVGGARPKSLLNDENHKWIAKFSSTTDHFPVVRGEYAAMRLAGQCGIEVPATKLLKVLGKDVLLVKRFDREPGNGQWHRHFLISGLSALQLHETEAVLASYPDLASFIRRYGALYPVDAQQLYRRMIFNILIGNTDDHARNHAFFWDGHHYTLTPAYDICPMLRAGQTANQAMVVGNAGRESTIRNALSQPEQFGLTPAEAKIIQEEITETIKVKWDETAEHAGISKNESKALKQATILSPACFY, from the coding sequence ATGACTTCTGAGGCATATATCTGGATATGGCTGCCGGGCGAAGACGAACCGGTGGTCTGCGGCAAGCTGGAGGCTGATAATAATACTTACAGCTTTGTCTATGGTCGCAGCTATCTGGAAAGGTCAAAAGCCATAGCGCTTGACCCGCGGGAACTTCCCCTGGATGAGGGTGTTTTTTCTCCCTCCTTCGGTGAAACACACAGTGTGATCAGGGATGCAGCCCCCGACGCATGGGGACGCAGGGTCCTGGCATATAAATCCCAAGGCCGCGCCCTCTCGGAGCTTGACTACCTTCTGCAGGCAGGGAGAGACAGAATTGGCGCCTTGGATGTCTGGCCGGAATCAACCGGCTACCCGATCATTCAACCTGACCAGCAGGCCTTGATTGAAGATCTGCTTCATGCCGCAGAAAAGGTTGAAACCGGTCAGCCCCTGCCGGAATCGTTGGCAAACGCGCTTCTGCACGGTTCCAGCGTTGGCGGGGCCAGGCCCAAATCTTTACTCAACGATGAAAATCATAAATGGATAGCCAAGTTCTCATCCACCACCGATCATTTTCCGGTAGTGAGAGGTGAGTATGCTGCCATGCGGCTGGCAGGTCAGTGCGGGATTGAAGTGCCGGCCACAAAACTTCTGAAGGTGCTGGGGAAAGATGTATTACTGGTAAAACGTTTTGATAGAGAACCGGGCAACGGCCAATGGCATCGTCACTTCCTCATCAGCGGTCTCTCGGCGCTACAGTTGCATGAGACAGAAGCAGTCCTGGCTTCTTACCCGGACCTGGCATCTTTTATCCGCCGTTACGGAGCCCTTTACCCGGTTGATGCACAACAGCTTTATAGGCGAATGATTTTCAATATCCTGATCGGCAATACCGACGACCATGCCCGCAATCACGCCTTTTTCTGGGATGGACACCATTATACCCTCACCCCGGCCTATGACATCTGCCCGATGTTGCGCGCCGGACAAACGGCCAATCAGGCAATGGTTGTCGGAAATGCAGGACGGGAAAGCACCATTCGCAATGCCTTAAGCCAACCGGAACAGTTTGGACTGACGCCGGCAGAAGCAAAAATAATTCAAGAAGAGATAACGGAAACCATCAAGGTAAAATGGGATGAAACAGCCGAGCATGCCGGTATTAGCAAAAACGAATCCAAGGCCCTGAAACAAGCCACAATCCTTTCGCCGGCCTGTTTTTATTAA
- the nrfD gene encoding polysulfide reductase NrfD: protein MIRIKEETADRWGYLGKKELLSSKPVLAVMVVMSMVAVAAFTVGLDGTFTGYRHVYAVTRQIPWGLLISGYIFCVVTSTGLCLVSSIGHVFGYEPYMPIAKRAVFLSIAFMLGGFSIIFFDVENPFRMPIYNVLSPNLTSNMWWMGTLYGLYLLALGIEYYFLLEQNHGMSRFSGLLGVLFGVAAHSNLGAVFGMLHGREFWYGPYMPIYFIVSAMMSGGAAIIFFTCIAAMINPDILNRRMERAIKAVCQLTIMLIAIIMFFTVWKIISGLVAPEKYIAIKAFITGPYALTFWIAEIGLGMVLPFILLIRSKGVHYKHMFVASAMMMIGIFFMRYNLVLAGQIVPVYHGLHVEEYSSLLKYFPSFHEIAVVVGGVFLAGILFLVGEKILNGHQFQKHEIVPPGAFICPGCGGIHYRKEGETDEEALQRHHRIRKFKG from the coding sequence ATGATTAGAATCAAGGAAGAAACCGCTGACAGGTGGGGGTATCTCGGAAAAAAGGAACTTCTCAGTTCCAAACCGGTACTGGCCGTCATGGTCGTGATGAGCATGGTGGCCGTTGCCGCTTTTACCGTGGGGCTGGACGGCACCTTTACCGGTTATCGCCATGTATACGCGGTAACCCGCCAGATTCCCTGGGGACTGCTGATCTCCGGGTATATCTTTTGCGTTGTAACCTCCACCGGCCTCTGCCTGGTCTCGTCGATCGGCCATGTGTTTGGCTATGAGCCATATATGCCGATTGCCAAACGGGCGGTTTTTCTGTCCATCGCCTTTATGCTCGGTGGGTTTTCGATAATTTTTTTCGATGTGGAAAATCCGTTCCGGATGCCGATCTACAACGTCCTGTCACCCAACCTGACCTCCAACATGTGGTGGATGGGTACCCTGTACGGCCTGTACCTGCTGGCCCTGGGCATTGAGTATTACTTCCTGCTGGAACAGAACCACGGGATGTCCAGATTCAGTGGCCTGCTGGGGGTTCTCTTCGGGGTCGCGGCCCATAGCAACCTGGGCGCGGTTTTCGGGATGCTGCACGGCCGTGAGTTCTGGTACGGCCCCTACATGCCGATCTACTTCATTGTTTCCGCGATGATGTCCGGCGGCGCGGCGATCATCTTCTTCACCTGCATCGCGGCGATGATCAACCCTGATATTCTGAACCGGCGGATGGAGCGGGCGATCAAGGCGGTATGTCAGCTAACCATCATGTTGATCGCCATAATCATGTTCTTCACCGTGTGGAAGATTATCAGCGGCCTGGTTGCGCCGGAGAAGTACATCGCCATCAAGGCCTTTATCACCGGTCCCTACGCCCTCACCTTCTGGATCGCCGAGATCGGTCTCGGCATGGTCCTGCCCTTTATTCTCCTGATCCGCTCCAAGGGGGTTCACTATAAACATATGTTCGTCGCCTCGGCGATGATGATGATCGGAATCTTCTTCATGCGTTATAACCTGGTGCTGGCCGGCCAGATTGTGCCGGTGTACCATGGTCTGCATGTTGAGGAGTACAGCTCGCTCTTGAAGTACTTCCCCTCCTTCCACGAGATCGCGGTGGTTGTCGGCGGGGTGTTCCTGGCCGGCATCCTCTTCCTGGTGGGCGAGAAGATATTGAACGGCCATCAGTTCCAGAAGCACGAGATTGTGCCGCCGGGCGCCTTTATCTGTCCTGGTTGCGGTGGCATCCATTACCGCAAGGAAGGTGAGACCGACGAAGAGGCCCTGCAGCGCCATCATCGGATCCGCAAGTTCAAGGGCTAG
- a CDS encoding ABC transporter permease subunit gives SRLPVIIAGSVAVELICNINGMGLLVYQSIMAKDFNVVMGVTLMTGVLTMIGILIADIAYAVLMCLGDNPVKLSKLFIVPGHDQRLGPEQRQVQPRVNIHVFAVPLLHAGHFHDLAWRQADWLKQST, from the coding sequence CTCAAGGCTGCCCGTCATCATCGCGGGCTCGGTTGCAGTCGAGCTTATTTGCAACATTAACGGCATGGGTCTTCTCGTCTACCAGTCCATCATGGCGAAGGACTTCAACGTCGTCATGGGAGTCACGCTCATGACTGGTGTGCTCACGATGATCGGCATCCTCATTGCCGACATCGCCTACGCCGTTCTCATGTGCCTTGGCGACAATCCCGTCAAGCTGAGCAAGCTGTTCATCGTTCCAGGCCACGACCAGCGCCTCGGTCCTGAGCAGCGGCAGGTTCAGCCGCGCGTGAATATCCATGTATTCGCGGTACCCCTCCTGCATGCAGGCCACTTCCACGACCTGGCTTGGCGACAAGCCGACTGGCTCAAGCAAAGCACGTAG
- a CDS encoding cytochrome c3 family protein produces the protein MRNYVWRPLIVALIAIALLLVARAIMVPDDFGVHGDSFTYNFYRKDSINDWKKMEVKYQGKAYCVECHEEKVEANLSSPHGIIECENCHGPARNHPDDPELLEIVTKRELCLRCHDSLPYPDSLRGDIIGIDPEEHNPGSECIECHNPHNPDLEDM, from the coding sequence ATGAGAAATTATGTCTGGAGACCGCTGATCGTAGCGCTGATCGCCATTGCCCTGTTGCTCGTCGCCCGGGCGATAATGGTGCCGGACGACTTCGGGGTGCATGGCGACAGTTTCACCTACAACTTCTACCGGAAGGACAGTATCAATGACTGGAAGAAGATGGAGGTGAAATACCAGGGCAAGGCGTACTGCGTCGAATGCCATGAGGAAAAGGTCGAGGCAAACCTCTCCTCCCCCCACGGCATCATCGAATGTGAGAACTGTCACGGTCCGGCCCGGAACCATCCGGACGATCCGGAACTCCTGGAGATCGTCACCAAGCGGGAGCTGTGCCTCCGCTGCCACGACTCTCTGCCCTATCCGGACAGCCTGCGCGGCGATATCATCGGCATCGACCCGGAGGAACACAACCCCGGTTCCGAATGCATTGAATGTCATAACCCCCACAATCCTGATCTGGAGGATATGTGA
- a CDS encoding integron integrase has product MEQVREVLRYHHYAYRTEQTYCQWILRFIHFFGGKTHPRDLSIRDIERFLSDLAVKREVAASTQRQALNAIVFLYREVLDKPLDGKIAPIRAKKKPKTVTVLGIEEVSRFFRHIDGTHALMAKLLYGSGLRLMECVRLRIKDIDFDRKRIKVLGKGDKWRSTILAPPVIPALHAHMERVKALHHADLEAGFGEVYIPPALARKYTHAAGETSWQYLFPSKKRSIDPRSGMERRHHVMESGLQKAVKLAARRAGIDKRVTCHTLRHSFATTMLENGVNIRVLQELMGHADVKTTEMYTHVMDKDISRLTSPLEGLDL; this is encoded by the coding sequence ATGGAGCAGGTCCGCGAGGTGCTTCGTTATCATCACTATGCCTACCGCACCGAGCAGACCTACTGTCAGTGGATACTGCGTTTCATCCATTTCTTCGGCGGCAAGACCCATCCCCGGGATCTGAGCATCAGGGATATAGAGCGTTTTCTCTCCGACCTGGCCGTAAAACGGGAGGTGGCTGCTTCCACGCAGCGGCAGGCCCTGAATGCCATCGTTTTCCTGTACCGGGAGGTTCTTGATAAACCTCTGGATGGGAAAATCGCCCCTATCCGGGCCAAGAAAAAGCCAAAGACCGTAACCGTTCTCGGCATAGAAGAGGTTTCCCGTTTTTTTCGTCATATCGATGGCACCCATGCGCTTATGGCCAAACTCCTCTACGGCTCCGGCTTGCGGCTCATGGAATGTGTTCGGTTACGGATCAAAGACATCGATTTTGACCGCAAGCGGATCAAAGTCCTCGGCAAGGGCGACAAGTGGCGGAGCACCATTCTCGCTCCGCCGGTTATCCCTGCACTGCATGCCCATATGGAACGGGTCAAAGCACTGCATCATGCCGATCTGGAAGCGGGGTTCGGCGAGGTTTATATCCCGCCGGCCCTGGCCCGTAAGTATACTCATGCCGCCGGAGAGACGAGCTGGCAATATCTGTTTCCCTCAAAAAAACGTTCAATTGATCCCAGGTCGGGCATGGAGCGGCGTCATCATGTAATGGAGTCAGGCCTGCAAAAGGCGGTAAAGCTGGCAGCCAGGCGGGCCGGTATTGATAAAAGGGTTACCTGTCATACCCTGCGCCACAGCTTTGCGACCACGATGCTGGAGAATGGTGTCAATATCCGTGTTCTGCAGGAACTCATGGGGCATGCCGATGTTAAAACGACCGAGATGTACACCCATGTGATGGACAAGGATATTTCACGTCTCACCAGCCCTCTGGAAGGCCTGGATCTGTAG
- a CDS encoding helix-turn-helix domain-containing protein, producing MKKTAALPPSVRESLKEIGALIACARKEKLWTQEELAQRIGVNRMTVVRIEKGAPEVAIGLYLTAAWLLGLPILTWQAMGEGRSETVVSDLLAKLKSTLPSRVRRRRKTIDNDF from the coding sequence ATGAAAAAGACAGCAGCACTTCCTCCGAGCGTGCGGGAATCTCTCAAGGAGATCGGTGCACTGATTGCCTGCGCCCGGAAAGAAAAACTCTGGACCCAGGAAGAACTGGCCCAGCGCATCGGGGTTAATCGGATGACCGTGGTACGCATCGAAAAAGGCGCCCCGGAAGTGGCGATCGGTTTGTATCTCACCGCAGCCTGGCTTCTCGGCCTGCCGATTCTGACCTGGCAGGCCATGGGCGAAGGAAGAAGTGAGACCGTGGTCAGCGATCTGTTGGCAAAACTAAAGAGCACTCTGCCCAGCCGGGTGAGGCGACGCCGGAAAACAATAGACAATGACTTCTGA
- a CDS encoding cytochrome c3 family protein, translating to MGEKRMRGFGIAAGMLVVMLVAFAPLTLAVAGEDSAASYLEKARIDAEKAKAEAARAMAEAEKAIADAEYAIAEAERKKASAKKKKINAMEKMVEHGYYPEDLILTVPNGTVRAVFSHKKHTQRERLRCIECHPKVFIMKAGKNVIKGGDLTMAEMKKGKYCGNCHNGHKAFSVDSIDSCKRCHPKL from the coding sequence ATGGGTGAAAAGAGAATGAGAGGTTTCGGGATTGCCGCGGGGATGCTGGTTGTCATGCTGGTTGCTTTTGCGCCGCTGACCCTGGCTGTTGCTGGAGAGGACAGCGCGGCAAGCTACCTGGAAAAGGCCAGGATTGACGCGGAGAAGGCCAAGGCCGAGGCGGCCAGGGCCATGGCCGAGGCGGAAAAGGCCATTGCCGATGCGGAGTATGCCATTGCCGAGGCGGAGCGGAAAAAGGCCTCGGCCAAGAAAAAGAAGATCAATGCCATGGAGAAGATGGTGGAGCACGGCTATTATCCGGAAGATCTTATCCTCACCGTGCCCAACGGGACGGTAAGGGCGGTGTTCAGCCATAAGAAACATACCCAGCGGGAGCGGCTGCGCTGCATTGAGTGTCATCCCAAGGTCTTTATCATGAAGGCCGGCAAAAACGTTATCAAGGGCGGCGATCTGACCATGGCGGAGATGAAAAAGGGCAAGTACTGCGGTAACTGCCATAACGGACACAAGGCGTTCAGCGTTGATTCGATAGATTCCTGCAAACGGTGCCACCCTAAACTGTAG